Genomic DNA from Comamonas antarctica:
CAGACCGCAAACAGCGTGTGCACCTCCCACGCGGGGCGGTCGGTGATGTCCAGCGGCAGCAGACGGTTGGCAAGAAAGTACGCGGCCACGGCCATGGGCAGTCCGGCAATGGTCGCGACGTTGAGCGTCTCGACCAGGCGCACGCCGAACTGCTCGGTGGCTTCAAGGCCGCTGCCCAGGTGGTGCCTGCGGCGCTTGACGGTCCAGAGCACCATGCCGGTGCCTATCATCGCGCAGCCCAGCAGGCCGGCGAAGAAATACACCCAGCGGCCCCAGGCGCCGACGAACAGGCCTTCATGCAGGTTCAGCATCACGGTCTGCGTGGTGCGCGCCGCGCCGCCGGTCTTGGGCTCGGGCGCCAGCGGCGCGCCGCTGCGCGCATCAAAGCGCAGCGTTTGCGGGCGCTGGAAATCCAGCGCGCTGCCGTTGACCCGCGTCAGCGTCACGGCCTGTACCTCGCCCGCGCCCTGGTTGTGCATCACGCCGATGGTGCGCACCTGGCCCGGTCCCCAGACGGCTTCGGCCTGCGCCACCAGCGGCAGCAGCGGGGTCCCGGGGCGCGAGATGGCCACCGGCTTGCGGTTGAACTCGGGAAAGATCTCGGCGAAGTACGGCTTGCGGCTTTGCTGGTCGCTGCCGTAGATCGCGTTGATGCCCGCGGGCATGTAGGTGAACAGGAAGAACACCAGCCCGCTGTAGGTGATCATCAGGAAGAACGGCAGCGCCATCACGCTCACCGCGTTGTGCGCGTCCAGCCAGCTGCGCTGGCCCTTGCCCGGGCGGAAGGTGAAGAAGTCCTTGAAGATCTTCTTATGCGTGATGACCCCGGTGACGATGGCCATCAGCATCAGCATGGTGCAGACGCCAACGATGCGGATGCCCCAGTCGAAGTCCATGTAGTGCAGCAGGTAATGCATCTGGTAGAGCGTGCGCCCGCCCGCGGTGGCGCGCGGCTCGATGCCCGAGGGCAGCACCTGGCCCGTGGCCGGATCGAGCTTCTCGCTGCCGCTCGGGCCGCGGTCATGGCCGTCGGGCGGCATCTCGTCCCAGCCGATGCCGAACTCCTGCCAGGTGCGCGACTGCAGAGACTCGTGCGGCAGGTTGATGCGCCACGCTGCGGCGCCCGGCGCGACCTTCTGCAGCCGGTCGAGCGCGAGTTCGAACGATGC
This window encodes:
- a CDS encoding PepSY-associated TM helix domain-containing protein, translated to MFSSLRQCTSWLHTWTGLIVGWVLFFVFVTGTPGYFQIEITRWMQPELPMVQARALENRAASFELALDRLQKVAPGAAAWRINLPHESLQSRTWQEFGIGWDEMPPDGHDRGPSGSEKLDPATGQVLPSGIEPRATAGGRTLYQMHYLLHYMDFDWGIRIVGVCTMLMLMAIVTGVITHKKIFKDFFTFRPGKGQRSWLDAHNAVSVMALPFFLMITYSGLVFFLFTYMPAGINAIYGSDQQSRKPYFAEIFPEFNRKPVAISRPGTPLLPLVAQAEAVWGPGQVRTIGVMHNQGAGEVQAVTLTRVNGSALDFQRPQTLRFDARSGAPLAPEPKTGGAARTTQTVMLNLHEGLFVGAWGRWVYFFAGLLGCAMIGTGMVLWTVKRRRHHLGSGLEATEQFGVRLVETLNVATIAGLPMAVAAYFLANRLLPLDITDRPAWEVHTLFAVWLGALFYALARPLHRAWIELFRAGCAAYALVPVINALTTDKHLLNTLRAGDWVLAGFDLTMWGMAALLALMAVKVKRRLDPSRAARKAAGAAAARPVTEGSVA